The following are from one region of the uncultured Methanobrevibacter sp. genome:
- a CDS encoding amino acid ABC transporter permease: MILSTVIEQLLGGMVTSIEIFLLTLLFSLPLGLLVAGGRMSGFAPIRWLAKVYISIMRGTPLMLQLIVVFFGPYYLFGMSLSSDYRFIAVIIAFTINYAAYFAEIYRGGIESINSGQYEAAQVLGYSKIETFFIIILPQVIKVVLPSITNEVITLVKDTSLSFVIAIPEMFTVAKQIAAADASIAALLVAGIFYYVFNVLVAFVMARVENKLDYYE, from the coding sequence ATGATATTGAGTACAGTAATTGAACAGTTGCTTGGAGGTATGGTTACCTCTATAGAAATATTTTTACTCACTCTATTATTCTCTCTTCCTCTCGGTTTACTTGTTGCGGGAGGAAGAATGAGTGGTTTTGCACCAATCAGATGGCTTGCAAAAGTATATATTTCTATCATGAGAGGTACACCGTTAATGCTACAGTTGATTGTCGTATTTTTTGGACCTTACTATTTATTTGGTATGAGTCTTTCCAGTGATTATAGATTTATTGCAGTTATAATTGCATTTACAATTAATTATGCAGCTTACTTTGCAGAAATTTATAGGGGTGGTATTGAATCCATCAACAGTGGACAATACGAAGCTGCTCAGGTATTGGGTTATAGTAAAATCGAAACATTTTTTATTATAATACTTCCTCAAGTTATAAAAGTAGTTCTTCCTTCAATTACTAATGAAGTAATTACACTTGTTAAAGATACTTCTCTTTCATTTGTTATTGCAATTCCAGAAATGTTTACAGTAGCTAAACAAATTGCAGCTGCCGATGCATCCATTGCTGCACTATTGGTAGCAGGTATATTCTATTATGTATTCAATGTACTCGTTGCATTTGTAATGGCCCGTGTCGAGAATAAATTGGATTATTATGAATAG
- a CDS encoding glycosyltransferase encodes MVIYKLNITDGEIMNSIFIVVHVNEAEEFLEDYLESIKLSDFKDMEVLCVVDNTEEELMDIVIGFSKRDSRISIITKEEYENTELNNYEISKLINDNKELNSQVDRLLVDNEINKQEFLDYKVMHKQVFKSKSWRITKPLRKINKIFKN; translated from the coding sequence ATGGTTATATACAAACTAAATATTACTGATGGTGAAATAATGAATTCAATATTTATAGTAGTGCATGTTAATGAAGCGGAAGAGTTTCTTGAAGATTATTTAGAAAGCATTAAACTTTCTGATTTTAAGGATATGGAAGTATTGTGTGTTGTGGATAATACAGAAGAAGAATTAATGGATATCGTTATTGGATTTTCAAAAAGAGATTCAAGAATTTCTATTATTACAAAAGAAGAGTACGAAAACACTGAATTAAATAATTATGAGATATCTAAATTGATCAACGATAATAAGGAACTAAACAGTCAAGTTGATAGGTTATTAGTAGATAATGAAATAAACAAGCAGGAATTCTTAGATTATAAAGTTATGCACAAACAAGTTTTCAAATCTAAAAGTTGGAGAATTACTAAACCATTGAGAAAAATAAATAAGATTTTTAAGAATTAA
- the wecB gene encoding non-hydrolyzing UDP-N-acetylglucosamine 2-epimerase has protein sequence MKIATILGTRPEIIKMAPIIDEISIRDINQIVLHTGQHYDKEMSDNFFRDLEIPTPDYNIHVGSGTHGNQTGLMMKGIEEILIDEKPDIVLVQGDTNAVLAGALVASKLHIAIGHVEAGLRSFDMTMPEEVNRRVADVTSTMYFIPTEQSAINLLAEGFSRKDMFITGNTVVDACFRHLEIAKKRGFEDDSLNDLDIENMENILTLTMHRAENVDVKERVTNIIGAIKELDEMNIIFPIHPRTKNTLENFGLFDELNNLPHVHIVKPIGYLDFLLLTSKSTLILTDSGGLQEEAITLDIPALTLRYNTERPETVTAGGNILVGSDKEAIIDNARKILYDKEFADRMKNAQNPYGKGNSAKSTVDAIEKYYSKGLLDIKAPEEVMGSFTRKMASIHEDIIVSDFEKNENALIRMVFDGQKMCFPSDNLNLNGMMITYDKY, from the coding sequence ATGAAAATAGCTACTATTTTAGGGACTAGGCCAGAAATTATTAAAATGGCTCCAATTATTGATGAAATATCAATAAGGGATATAAATCAGATTGTTTTACACACTGGCCAACATTATGATAAGGAAATGTCAGATAATTTCTTCAGAGATTTGGAAATTCCAACTCCTGATTATAATATTCATGTAGGGTCCGGAACTCATGGAAACCAAACAGGTTTGATGATGAAAGGTATTGAAGAAATTTTGATTGATGAGAAACCTGATATTGTTCTTGTTCAAGGAGATACTAATGCAGTTTTGGCAGGAGCATTAGTGGCTTCTAAATTGCATATTGCCATTGGACATGTTGAAGCAGGATTGAGGTCTTTTGATATGACTATGCCTGAAGAAGTAAATCGTAGGGTTGCAGATGTTACTTCAACTATGTATTTTATTCCAACTGAACAATCTGCAATTAATCTTTTGGCTGAAGGATTTTCAAGAAAAGATATGTTCATCACAGGAAATACTGTTGTTGATGCTTGTTTCAGACACTTGGAAATTGCTAAAAAAAGAGGATTTGAAGATGATTCCCTCAATGATTTAGATATTGAAAATATGGAGAATATTTTAACATTAACAATGCATAGGGCGGAAAATGTTGATGTTAAGGAGAGAGTAACAAATATTATTGGTGCTATTAAAGAATTAGATGAAATGAACATTATTTTTCCAATTCATCCGAGGACTAAGAATACTCTTGAAAACTTTGGTTTATTTGATGAATTAAATAATTTGCCTCATGTTCACATTGTTAAACCTATAGGATATTTGGATTTCTTACTTTTAACTTCAAAATCAACTTTGATTTTAACAGACTCTGGTGGACTTCAAGAAGAAGCAATTACATTGGATATTCCTGCTTTAACGTTAAGATATAATACTGAAAGGCCAGAAACAGTAACTGCTGGTGGAAATATTTTGGTAGGTTCTGACAAAGAGGCAATAATTGATAATGCAAGAAAAATATTGTATGATAAAGAATTTGCTGACAGAATGAAAAATGCTCAAAATCCATATGGTAAAGGAAATTCTGCAAAGTCTACTGTTGATGCAATAGAAAAATACTATTCAAAAGGTTTGTTGGATATTAAAGCTCCGGAAGAAGTGATGGGATCTTTTACACGAAAAATGGCTAGTATTCATGAGGATATTATAGTATCTGATTTTGAAAAAAATGAAAATGCTTTAATTAGAATGGTGTTCGATGGTCAAAAAATGTGTTTCCCATCAGATAATTTAAACTTGAATGGTATGATGATTACTTATGATAAATATTAA
- a CDS encoding amino acid ABC transporter substrate-binding protein, translating into MNKKIGFILVLLLVSVMMVGTVSAGLFDFLGGSNNSNQTANDENTFIVGFDAEFPPYGYKDASGNYTGFDLDLAKEVCARNNWTFKAQPIDWDAKDAELSSGSIDCIWNGFTIDGRENDYTWSNPYFDNKQIFVVKSSGNVSSIKDLSGKTVETQKDSSALAALNGDNKTIKDSFATLTEVADYNTAFMDLESGACDAVAMDIGVAEYDIKNKNDSAADFKILNDSITTEKYGIGFKKGNDALKDKVQATLDEMFKDGTVAKIAKDYGISEDALIQPK; encoded by the coding sequence ATGAATAAAAAGATAGGTTTTATTTTGGTCTTACTCCTCGTATCAGTAATGATGGTAGGAACAGTAAGTGCGGGACTATTTGACTTTTTGGGGGGAAGTAACAATTCTAATCAGACAGCTAATGATGAGAATACATTCATTGTTGGTTTTGATGCAGAATTCCCACCTTATGGATATAAAGATGCAAGCGGAAATTACACAGGTTTTGACTTAGACTTAGCAAAAGAAGTTTGTGCAAGAAATAACTGGACTTTCAAAGCTCAACCAATTGACTGGGATGCAAAAGATGCTGAATTAAGTTCAGGATCCATTGACTGTATCTGGAATGGATTTACCATTGATGGAAGGGAAAATGACTATACATGGTCCAATCCTTATTTCGATAACAAACAGATATTTGTTGTAAAATCAAGTGGAAACGTTAGCAGCATCAAAGATTTATCAGGTAAAACTGTTGAAACACAAAAAGATTCATCTGCTTTAGCTGCTCTTAATGGTGATAACAAAACCATTAAAGACTCTTTCGCTACTTTAACTGAAGTGGCTGATTATAACACTGCATTCATGGATTTAGAATCCGGTGCATGTGATGCTGTAGCTATGGATATTGGTGTTGCAGAATATGATATCAAAAACAAAAATGATTCTGCTGCAGATTTCAAAATATTGAACGATTCCATTACCACCGAAAAATACGGTATTGGATTTAAAAAAGGAAATGATGCATTAAAAGATAAAGTACAAGCTACTTTAGATGAAATGTTTAAAGATGGTACTGTTGCTAAAATCGCAAAAGATTATGGTATATCTGAAGATGCATTAATCCAACCGAAATAA
- a CDS encoding amino acid ABC transporter ATP-binding protein, with translation MSLLEIKNLKKSFNDNVVLKDISLSVEKGEVLAIIGPSGSGKSTLLRCITDLEQEDSGVIQFDGTFGLVFQNFNLFPHHSVMKNITNAPIKVQKRDKKEVFEHARDLLKKMGLEDKEDAYPCELSGGQQQRVSIARALAMNPDILFFDEPTSALDPELTGEILDVIKELAAEHMTMVIVTHEMAFARNVAGTIIFMDGGVIVEEGSPDEVFSSDNKRMKEFLGKFYD, from the coding sequence ATGAGTTTACTTGAAATCAAAAATCTTAAAAAAAGTTTTAATGATAATGTAGTTTTAAAGGATATTTCTCTTAGTGTTGAAAAGGGTGAAGTTTTAGCTATTATTGGACCATCAGGTTCAGGCAAATCAACATTGCTCAGATGCATTACAGATTTGGAGCAGGAAGACAGCGGTGTAATTCAATTTGATGGAACTTTCGGTTTGGTTTTCCAGAATTTCAATTTGTTCCCTCATCATTCCGTAATGAAAAATATTACCAATGCACCTATTAAAGTTCAAAAAAGAGACAAAAAGGAAGTTTTCGAACATGCACGTGACCTTTTAAAGAAAATGGGTTTGGAAGATAAGGAAGATGCCTACCCTTGTGAACTTTCAGGAGGTCAACAACAACGTGTTTCTATTGCAAGAGCACTTGCAATGAATCCCGATATTCTATTTTTTGATGAACCTACTTCAGCTCTTGATCCTGAATTGACTGGTGAAATTTTGGATGTTATTAAGGAGCTTGCCGCTGAGCACATGACTATGGTTATCGTTACTCATGAAATGGCTTTTGCCCGTAACGTAGCCGGCACCATAATTTTCATGGATGGTGGTGTTATTGTGGAGGAAGGTTCTCCTGACGAAGTTTTCTCATCCGACAACAAGAGGATGAAAGAATTTTTGGGAAAATTTTATGATTAG